The following coding sequences lie in one Pseudorasbora parva isolate DD20220531a chromosome 18, ASM2467924v1, whole genome shotgun sequence genomic window:
- the fundc2 gene encoding FUN14 domain-containing protein 2 encodes MSEKDNETFDVMELAEHVKKQRWWNKMFGKNQSGPAAEKYSVATQLVIGGVSGWCAGYLFQKVGKLAASAVGGGFFLLQIAHHTGYIKVDWKRVEQDVNKAKKQLKLNSDKPPKEVTTKLNEVQVFVKKNIVLTGGFAGGFLIGLAS; translated from the exons ATGTCTGAAAAGG ACAATGAAACGTTTGATGTCATGGAACTggcagagcatgtcaagaaacAAAGGTGGTGGAACAAAATGTTTGGCAAAAATCAATCTGGACCGGCTGCTGAGAAGTACTCCGTTGCAACGCAGTTGGTCATTGGAGGAGTTAGTGGCTG gtGTGCAGGGTACTTGTTTCAGAAAGTTGGGAAGCTTGCAGCATCAGCTGTAGGTGGTGGCTTCTTTTTGCTACAG ATTGCTCATCACACAGGCTACATTAAGGTTGACTGGAAAAGAGTTGAGCAAGATGTGAATAAGGCCAAGAAGCAACTGAAGCTGAATTCAGACAAACCCCCTAAAGAAGTGACAACAAAATTGAACGAG GTGCAGGTATTTGTCAAGAAAAACATTGTTCTCACAGGGGGCTTTGCTGGAGGATTTCTGATTGGCCTAGCTTCATAG
- the cmc4 gene encoding cx9C motif-containing protein 4, whose amino-acid sequence MSQKDPCQKQACAIQKCLQANKYNEKRCEDVIRAMRKCCEVHEKSVCCSGFVKEHTSKDRKT is encoded by the exons ATGTCCCAGAAAGATCCTTGTCAAAAACAGGCTTGTGCCATACAGAAATGTTTACAAG CCAACAAATACAATGAAAAGCGTTGTGAGGATGTAATTCGAGCCATGAGGAAGTGTTGCGAAGTCCATGAAAAATCAGTCTGCTGCTCCGGATTTGTAAAGGAACACACATCAAAAGACAGAAAGACATGA